In Halobacillus amylolyticus, the following proteins share a genomic window:
- a CDS encoding OsmC family protein, protein MAFHHFHLKANWPGGRNEVGSIEADKLKTKISIPKEMDGPDIGTNPDEMLLGAAATCYIISLAAMIERAQLPLKEMDMESEGIVDVTDGIFTYKKIVHRPRVVLTNDASQKELTRLQKLVDKAEESCMISKAIQGNVELEMEADLTIE, encoded by the coding sequence ATGGCGTTTCATCACTTTCATCTTAAAGCAAACTGGCCGGGTGGGCGTAACGAGGTCGGCTCTATCGAAGCAGATAAACTGAAAACAAAGATCTCGATTCCTAAAGAAATGGATGGACCGGATATTGGCACAAATCCAGATGAGATGCTGTTAGGGGCTGCAGCTACCTGTTATATCATCAGCTTGGCAGCAATGATTGAGCGTGCTCAATTGCCGCTAAAGGAGATGGACATGGAGTCTGAAGGGATCGTTGATGTTACAGATGGGATCTTTACGTATAAAAAGATTGTTCATCGACCAAGAGTGGTCCTGACCAATGATGCAAGCCAGAAAGAACTGACTAGATTGCAAAAGCTAGTCGACAAAGCAGAGGAAAGCTGTATGATATCAAAAGCCATTCAAGGTAACGTTGAGCTTGAGATGGAAGCAGATCTTACGATTGAATAA
- the pepT gene encoding peptidase T: MKDELLRRFTSYVKVDTQSDESNETCPSTEGQLTLAKQLVEELKEIGMEEVTMDGNGYVMATLPANTEKALPVIGFLAHVDTARDFTGKNVRPQVIENYDGGDIHLNEEVVLSPSDFEELLTYKGHTLVTTDGTTLLGADNKAGVTEIMTAMHYLIDHPDIKHGKVRVAFTPDEEIGRGPHKFDVEQFGADFAYTVDGGPLGELQYESFNAADVKINFNGNSVHPGTAKGKMVNASKLAVEFIEQLPKQEAPEFTSEYDGFYHLVSFQGDVEAAQLYYLIRDFDKAAFAERKDNLLSIASQLKEKYGEDRVSINVNDQYYNMKDKIEPAKEIVDVAYQAMTNLSIDPIVRPIRGGTDGSQLSYMGLPTPNLFTGGENFHGKYEYVSLDNMVKSTQVIVEICRLFTEDRKKSV, encoded by the coding sequence ATGAAAGATGAATTATTAAGGCGGTTTACAAGTTATGTCAAGGTCGACACACAGTCGGATGAATCAAACGAGACCTGTCCATCGACGGAAGGACAGCTTACACTTGCCAAACAACTGGTTGAGGAGTTAAAAGAAATCGGGATGGAAGAGGTAACAATGGATGGAAATGGGTACGTCATGGCTACGCTTCCCGCCAATACAGAGAAAGCTCTTCCTGTAATCGGATTTTTAGCACATGTAGATACAGCAAGGGATTTCACAGGAAAAAATGTTCGCCCTCAAGTTATTGAAAATTATGATGGCGGTGATATTCATTTGAATGAGGAGGTAGTTCTTTCCCCGAGTGATTTTGAGGAATTACTTACATATAAAGGCCATACCCTTGTGACGACGGATGGCACGACATTACTTGGGGCTGATAATAAAGCGGGTGTCACGGAAATTATGACAGCTATGCACTATTTGATTGATCATCCCGACATTAAACACGGGAAGGTACGTGTCGCTTTTACTCCAGATGAGGAGATCGGGAGAGGACCGCATAAGTTTGACGTCGAGCAATTTGGTGCTGATTTTGCTTATACTGTAGATGGCGGACCGCTTGGTGAGCTCCAATATGAAAGCTTTAATGCGGCTGATGTAAAAATAAACTTCAACGGCAATAGTGTTCACCCTGGAACAGCTAAAGGTAAGATGGTCAATGCTTCAAAGCTTGCCGTGGAGTTTATTGAACAACTGCCAAAGCAGGAAGCACCAGAATTTACTTCTGAATATGATGGTTTTTATCACCTTGTTTCTTTCCAAGGCGATGTGGAAGCAGCCCAGTTGTACTATTTGATTAGAGATTTTGACAAAGCGGCATTTGCGGAACGAAAAGACAACCTGCTTTCTATTGCCTCACAATTAAAGGAGAAATACGGCGAGGATCGTGTTAGCATAAATGTGAATGATCAATATTATAATATGAAAGACAAAATTGAACCGGCGAAGGAAATTGTTGATGTTGCTTATCAAGCGATGACCAACCTGTCTATCGATCCGATTGTGCGGCCGATTAGAGGGGGCACGGATGGATCACAGCTTTCATATATGGGTTTGCCCACACCAAACCTTTTTACGGGAGGGGAGAACTTCCACGGTAAATATGAATACGTCTCCCTAGATAACATGGTGAAGTCTACACAGGTTATCGTAGAAATTTGTAGACTTTTTACGGAGGATCGTAAAAAATCCGTATAG
- a CDS encoding NADP-dependent oxidoreductase: MKAIVIEQYGGKEQLIEREVPAPEIQQDQVLVELHATSINPIDWKLREGYLQEKLNFEFPIILGWDAAGVVKKIGSAVKNFKEGDRVFARPETTRNGTYAQYAAVDEYLLAHLPDSISYEEAAAVPLAGLTAWQCLVDFANIKKGDKVLIHAGSGGVGHFAIQIAKSFGATVAATASSRNQDWVEELGVDHFIDYKQEDFSELLSDYDIVLDTMGGDIQEKSFKVLKEGGRMPSIVQPPDGEVAESFGVKAGFVWLEPDGGKLSKLANLMVKGEMKPVIGHQFDFSEQGLKKAHELSETHHAKGKIVISI, translated from the coding sequence GTGAAAGCAATCGTAATAGAACAGTATGGTGGAAAAGAACAATTGATAGAACGAGAGGTGCCCGCCCCAGAAATACAGCAAGATCAAGTGTTAGTTGAACTTCATGCAACATCGATTAACCCGATTGATTGGAAATTAAGAGAGGGATATTTACAGGAGAAACTAAATTTTGAATTCCCGATTATCCTAGGATGGGATGCAGCAGGAGTCGTGAAGAAAATAGGAAGTGCAGTGAAAAATTTTAAAGAAGGTGACCGGGTATTTGCTCGTCCAGAGACAACGAGGAACGGAACTTATGCACAGTACGCAGCCGTTGATGAATATTTGCTAGCCCACCTTCCCGATTCGATATCTTATGAGGAGGCGGCAGCTGTTCCTCTTGCAGGATTAACAGCTTGGCAATGTCTCGTTGATTTTGCCAATATAAAAAAAGGCGATAAGGTTCTGATCCATGCTGGCTCAGGCGGTGTTGGTCATTTTGCGATTCAAATTGCCAAGTCCTTTGGAGCCACAGTTGCTGCAACTGCTAGCAGCCGTAATCAAGATTGGGTAGAAGAACTTGGTGTCGATCACTTTATCGATTATAAACAAGAGGATTTCTCAGAGCTATTAAGTGATTATGATATTGTCCTCGATACGATGGGCGGCGACATTCAGGAAAAAAGCTTCAAGGTGCTGAAAGAAGGTGGCCGAATGCCATCAATTGTCCAGCCGCCAGATGGAGAAGTGGCAGAATCCTTTGGCGTGAAAGCTGGGTTTGTCTGGCTTGAGCCTGATGGCGGTAAGTTAAGCAAGCTTGCCAACCTGATGGTGAAAGGGGAAATGAAGCCTGTTATTGGTCATCAATTTGACTTTAGTGAACAAGGATTGAAGAAAGCGCATGAGTTAAGTGAGACCCATCATGCTAAAGGGAAGATTGTTATTTCTATTTAA
- the brnQ gene encoding branched-chain amino acid transport system II carrier protein, which produces MKGRDTLFTGFTLFALFFGAGNLIYPVTLGMESGTSYLPAIAGFILTGVGIPIITVIAISRIRGGAIELASRVHPLFGIVFISVVYLTIGPLFAIPRATSVAYESGLAPWLTESSSLGLLLFTALFLGLVFFISLNPSKLVDRIGQWLTPALFISIVGLVIGSFFLLSGEVQQANEKYSAQPFFTGFIEGYLTMDAIAALAFGIITVTSLRDRGVSSKMLTFRTFQAGSVAAFGLMSVYISIGWIGAKMATEGNYDNGSAILAGAANIMYGDIGTLLLGLIVGLACFTTCVGLVVACAQFFSSRFPSLSYKQVALAVTIISFAIANLGLNQIIAYSVPVLVFVYPIAIVLIILTFTGGIIHHSPYVYRGAIILTSLVSLYDGLVAAGVPLSAVTPYIQSLPFYEINLSWLVPALIGGIAGGIIHSIVSPSPHTVSK; this is translated from the coding sequence ATGAAAGGAAGAGATACACTCTTTACCGGCTTTACTTTATTTGCTTTATTTTTTGGTGCCGGAAACTTAATATATCCAGTTACACTTGGAATGGAATCCGGAACTTCCTACTTACCCGCCATTGCCGGGTTTATCCTGACAGGAGTTGGGATTCCTATTATTACTGTCATCGCTATTTCCCGTATTAGGGGCGGAGCCATTGAATTAGCCAGTCGTGTCCATCCTTTGTTCGGAATTGTGTTTATATCTGTTGTTTATTTGACCATCGGGCCTCTCTTTGCTATTCCCCGTGCTACAAGTGTAGCTTATGAGTCAGGGCTTGCTCCTTGGTTAACAGAATCTTCTTCTTTAGGTTTACTATTATTTACTGCACTATTCCTCGGACTAGTGTTTTTTATAAGTTTGAATCCATCTAAGCTTGTAGACCGGATCGGCCAATGGCTGACACCAGCACTGTTCATCTCTATCGTCGGCTTAGTTATCGGGAGTTTCTTTTTGTTATCGGGTGAGGTACAGCAAGCGAATGAAAAGTATAGTGCACAGCCATTTTTCACAGGTTTTATAGAGGGCTACCTAACAATGGATGCTATCGCCGCTTTAGCATTCGGAATTATTACTGTCACTTCATTACGCGACAGAGGGGTTAGCTCAAAAATGCTCACGTTTCGTACATTCCAGGCTGGAAGTGTAGCCGCATTTGGATTAATGAGTGTTTATATCTCTATCGGATGGATAGGCGCTAAAATGGCAACAGAAGGAAATTATGATAATGGAAGCGCGATCCTCGCAGGAGCTGCTAATATAATGTATGGAGATATCGGCACCCTCCTCTTAGGCCTTATAGTAGGACTGGCCTGTTTTACTACATGTGTTGGATTAGTTGTTGCCTGTGCTCAATTCTTCAGCAGCCGTTTCCCATCACTGTCTTACAAGCAAGTTGCTTTAGCCGTTACCATCATAAGCTTTGCTATTGCTAATTTAGGACTGAACCAGATTATTGCCTATTCTGTTCCTGTACTTGTATTCGTGTATCCTATTGCTATCGTGTTAATTATTCTTACCTTTACAGGGGGAATCATTCATCATTCACCTTACGTTTACAGAGGAGCAATTATTCTGACTAGTCTTGTTAGCTTATATGATGGGCTTGTAGCTGCAGGCGTACCATTATCGGCAGTTACACCTTATATTCAATCATTACCGTTTTATGAGATTAATCTAAGTTGGCTCGTACCAGCGCTTATTGGTGGTATCGCAGGAGGAATTATTCACTCGATCGTCTCACCCTCACCGCATACAGTCTCAAAATAA
- a CDS encoding cation:proton antiporter produces MIDSLLLELMLVGLLGIGSQWISWRFRLPAIVVMSIVGLLAGPVFGLMNPEQDFGNLYSPIISLAVAVILFEGSLNLDFKEVKGLGRPVFRVVTFGAFISWVLGLLAAHYVAGLSWAVAFVIAALFIVTGPTVILPLLRQSKLKPRPAKILKWEGIIVDPIGALLAVFAFEITEFLVGTNHSPMALLSFFLAAIFAVMLGYACGKGVGWMFETGYVPEYLKSPVVLTVVIACFTIADEITHETGLLSVTAMGMTLANMHISSIADMKHFKESISLLLTSTIFVLLTASLTRETLLQIFNIEIIGFVLLMLFVVRPLSIFVSTWGTDLSRPEKLLVGWIAPRGIVALTVSGYFAGVLLDAGFEDASILISLTFALVFTTVVAHGFSIGWLSKKLGLSMEGPPGVLLVGGSKFTTKLAKALQDVKVPVLVSDSSWERLSSARAEGIKSYHGEILSEQTEYKLDMTPYEYMLAATEFDSYNALVCTTFVPEFGRNNLFQLSLSKREGDKLEDLVHTIGGRVLSKVGASWEELNTMVEHGYVFRRTNITERYTYRDYLNNIDDQAIQIFVKKPSKKVEFFSEEIEARVEQGDVVVSLTPPKKELEKIQEKLERQRKAKDKQPEAESE; encoded by the coding sequence ATGATTGATTCACTTCTGTTAGAACTAATGCTGGTCGGTCTTTTGGGGATCGGCTCACAGTGGATATCCTGGCGTTTTCGCCTTCCCGCTATTGTTGTCATGTCGATTGTTGGTTTACTTGCCGGTCCGGTTTTTGGGTTGATGAATCCTGAACAGGACTTTGGCAATTTATATAGTCCGATCATCTCACTTGCTGTTGCCGTCATTTTATTTGAAGGCAGTCTCAACTTAGACTTTAAGGAAGTCAAAGGGCTCGGGAGACCTGTATTTCGAGTAGTTACATTTGGTGCCTTTATCAGCTGGGTACTTGGTTTGCTAGCTGCTCATTATGTCGCTGGTTTATCTTGGGCTGTAGCGTTTGTAATCGCAGCCTTGTTTATAGTTACAGGTCCAACCGTTATTTTACCTTTATTAAGACAGTCAAAATTGAAGCCAAGACCAGCAAAGATTTTAAAATGGGAAGGGATTATTGTAGATCCCATTGGTGCTTTGCTTGCTGTATTTGCTTTTGAGATCACTGAATTTCTTGTCGGTACCAATCATTCACCTATGGCACTGCTCTCGTTTTTCCTGGCAGCCATTTTTGCGGTGATGCTCGGATATGCATGTGGTAAAGGCGTAGGCTGGATGTTTGAAACAGGTTATGTTCCGGAATACTTGAAGTCTCCTGTCGTACTTACCGTTGTCATCGCTTGTTTCACTATTGCGGATGAAATTACTCACGAAACGGGATTGTTGTCTGTAACAGCAATGGGGATGACCCTTGCTAATATGCATATCTCTTCGATAGCAGATATGAAGCACTTTAAGGAGAGTATTTCATTATTGTTGACATCAACAATCTTTGTACTTTTGACAGCCTCTCTCACACGTGAAACGTTACTGCAAATTTTCAATATTGAAATCATCGGGTTTGTACTCTTAATGTTATTTGTCGTTCGTCCGCTGTCCATTTTTGTATCGACGTGGGGTACCGATTTATCCCGACCTGAGAAGCTGCTGGTCGGCTGGATTGCACCTCGCGGGATTGTGGCGCTTACCGTTTCCGGCTATTTTGCGGGTGTTTTATTAGATGCGGGATTTGAAGATGCTTCAATCTTAATTTCTCTTACCTTTGCACTCGTCTTTACCACCGTTGTGGCTCATGGTTTTTCAATTGGCTGGTTATCGAAAAAACTTGGTCTGTCTATGGAAGGACCACCTGGGGTCTTGCTTGTTGGTGGAAGTAAATTTACAACTAAACTTGCAAAAGCACTCCAAGATGTAAAAGTTCCTGTACTAGTCAGTGATTCCTCATGGGAAAGATTGTCGAGTGCACGGGCAGAGGGGATAAAATCTTACCACGGAGAAATCTTATCGGAGCAGACAGAGTATAAACTCGATATGACACCATATGAATACATGCTGGCTGCCACCGAGTTTGATTCGTATAATGCATTAGTTTGTACTACCTTTGTACCAGAATTTGGTCGCAACAACTTGTTCCAACTAAGTTTAAGTAAACGTGAAGGCGACAAGCTCGAGGACCTTGTTCATACGATTGGCGGGCGTGTACTATCTAAAGTGGGGGCTTCATGGGAAGAGTTGAATACGATGGTCGAACACGGCTATGTATTTAGACGAACAAACATTACCGAACGGTACACGTATCGGGACTATTTGAATAATATCGACGATCAAGCTATCCAAATATTCGTGAAAAAGCCTAGTAAAAAAGTAGAATTCTTTAGTGAAGAAATTGAAGCAAGAGTTGAGCAGGGGGACGTGGTTGTTTCCTTAACACCGCCAAAAAAAGAACTTGAAAAAATTCAAGAGAAGCTGGAGAGGCAGCGGAAGGCGAAAGATAAACAACCTGAGGCCGAAAGTGAATAG
- a CDS encoding SE1832 family protein, with amino-acid sequence MTRKEIENEIAALKLDYVRIQGDLDKLEATGANVQNAENQLARMEEQLKDLNHKLAEAK; translated from the coding sequence ATGACGAGGAAAGAAATTGAGAATGAAATTGCTGCTCTTAAATTAGACTATGTACGTATCCAAGGAGATCTAGATAAGCTTGAAGCAACAGGGGCCAACGTGCAAAACGCGGAAAATCAGCTGGCTCGCATGGAAGAACAGTTGAAAGATCTTAACCATAAACTAGCTGAAGCTAAATAA
- a CDS encoding GNAT family N-acetyltransferase: MEFRPITQAEAEIIAGWHYPKEYSFYDMKADKEDYEEFINPDVRSEHTYSVYQKGQLIGFLTANSAAPKTVTIGLGMQPDLTGKGGGSLFLESCLDFVYEHYEPSKITLSVASFNKRAIKVYKRAGFVYVKSFQQQTNGSIYEFVQMEKS; encoded by the coding sequence GTGGAATTTCGTCCAATCACCCAAGCTGAAGCTGAAATCATTGCCGGGTGGCATTACCCAAAGGAATACAGCTTCTACGATATGAAAGCCGATAAAGAAGACTATGAGGAGTTTATTAACCCTGACGTGAGAAGTGAACATACATACAGTGTCTATCAGAAAGGACAGTTAATCGGCTTTCTCACAGCTAATTCAGCTGCTCCGAAAACCGTCACTATCGGTCTTGGTATGCAACCTGACCTAACTGGAAAAGGAGGCGGAAGCCTATTCTTAGAGAGTTGCCTTGATTTCGTGTACGAACACTATGAGCCATCGAAGATCACATTATCCGTCGCATCTTTTAACAAAAGAGCCATTAAAGTGTATAAGCGGGCAGGATTTGTTTACGTTAAGTCATTTCAGCAGCAAACGAACGGAAGCATTTATGAATTTGTCCAAATGGAAAAGTCGTGA
- a CDS encoding TerC family protein produces the protein MDAQLLIEYGWVLLVLIGLEGILAADNALVLAIMVRHLPPDKRKKALFYGLLGAFILRFGSLFVISFLVDVWQVQALGAAYLLFISGKNLYDRWKSRGDAEAASDPDDAEVDTEGQGSGFWMTVLKVELADLAFAVDSILAAVALAVALPETPLPPVGSLDGGQFAVILTGGMIGIIIMRFAANIFVEILHSRPGLEVAAFLIVGWVGVKLAVATLAHPDIALLSDGFAHSTAWKLFFYSVLVLIAAAGWFLSGKKGEPEKQGQSDQ, from the coding sequence ATGGATGCTCAATTATTGATTGAATATGGCTGGGTATTACTTGTGCTCATCGGTTTAGAAGGTATTCTCGCTGCTGATAACGCACTAGTACTCGCCATAATGGTAAGACATTTACCACCAGATAAACGAAAGAAGGCCCTGTTTTATGGACTGTTAGGTGCATTTATCCTGCGGTTTGGTTCATTATTTGTCATTTCTTTCCTCGTCGATGTATGGCAGGTACAAGCTCTGGGTGCGGCTTACTTACTGTTCATCTCTGGTAAAAACTTGTATGACAGGTGGAAATCTAGAGGAGACGCAGAGGCTGCATCAGATCCTGATGATGCTGAGGTGGATACAGAAGGCCAAGGAAGTGGCTTTTGGATGACGGTGCTAAAAGTAGAGCTTGCCGATTTGGCATTTGCGGTCGATTCCATTCTGGCAGCCGTTGCGTTAGCTGTAGCCCTGCCTGAAACACCATTGCCGCCGGTAGGAAGTTTAGACGGCGGACAGTTTGCTGTCATCTTGACGGGTGGTATGATCGGGATTATTATTATGCGTTTTGCGGCCAATATTTTTGTGGAAATTCTTCACTCACGGCCAGGTCTTGAAGTTGCAGCCTTTCTCATTGTTGGCTGGGTAGGGGTGAAACTGGCAGTCGCAACACTTGCCCACCCTGATATTGCCTTGCTAAGTGATGGCTTTGCACACTCAACTGCCTGGAAGTTGTTCTTTTACTCCGTATTAGTACTAATCGCAGCCGCAGGTTGGTTCTTATCAGGTAAAAAAGGGGAACCGGAAAAACAAGGGCAATCTGATCAATAA
- a CDS encoding GNAT family N-acetyltransferase has protein sequence MRVERPVDSKLFAKQAEPLLLHKEAENNLPLGIIERWKHTTGEETSAFMLELYDGDSLVYMTLRTPPYLWILPAISTVTRAEIKFLVDFLFANGYEVPGVLGQSEVVQWFVEAWEECSGQKGELHMRQGIYRLGKLEKITKAEGELVVAKQQDYMLLVDWLLAFSEQTSDSFNRVWAEQLAGDMIADQKMHFWEVDGSYVSMVCRARSTLNGATVNAVFTPDECKRKGYATQAVAALTDKLLNEGYHFCALYTNLSNTTSNSIYQKIGYKIVGQSLVYHFKK, from the coding sequence ATGAGGGTGGAAAGACCAGTTGATTCAAAATTGTTTGCTAAGCAGGCTGAACCACTTTTATTACATAAAGAAGCGGAGAATAACCTGCCGCTCGGCATTATTGAACGTTGGAAACACACGACTGGGGAAGAGACTTCTGCGTTTATGCTCGAGTTATATGATGGGGATAGCCTTGTCTATATGACACTGAGGACCCCGCCGTATTTATGGATCCTGCCAGCAATTTCGACAGTAACCAGGGCAGAAATCAAGTTTTTAGTCGACTTTTTATTTGCAAACGGGTACGAAGTCCCTGGTGTGCTTGGCCAGTCTGAAGTTGTGCAATGGTTTGTGGAAGCATGGGAAGAATGCAGCGGGCAAAAGGGTGAGCTTCATATGAGGCAAGGCATTTATCGGTTAGGTAAGCTAGAAAAAATTACGAAAGCAGAAGGGGAGTTAGTGGTAGCCAAACAACAGGATTACATGCTTTTAGTTGATTGGCTGCTGGCTTTTAGTGAGCAGACAAGTGACTCCTTTAATAGAGTGTGGGCCGAACAACTCGCTGGTGATATGATTGCAGATCAAAAAATGCACTTTTGGGAGGTTGATGGAAGCTATGTGTCGATGGTCTGTCGAGCTCGTTCAACACTAAATGGTGCCACAGTGAATGCTGTCTTTACTCCAGATGAATGTAAGCGCAAGGGGTATGCTACACAAGCTGTAGCTGCATTAACAGATAAGTTGCTAAATGAAGGGTATCATTTTTGTGCTCTTTATACGAACTTATCCAATACAACATCCAACTCCATCTATCAAAAAATTGGTTACAAGATTGTTGGTCAATCACTCGTTTATCATTTTAAAAAGTAA
- a CDS encoding AI-2E family transporter: MIHKRWFQSLIAGILLSLFILLIHEIHFFFDPLFTYLTAIAIPFIGGGILFYISRPVLLFLEKYRVPRLLAILIIFLLFIFIGFLITRFIAPIAQEQFSRLIDNFPRMIDMVGETINYWQQNQAIIPDQFNSAINGVIQNLESYLKGASTIIIDVISQFIGFVFALVLVPLFLFFMLKDGDKLVPFVRQFLNERFGKSFEKLAKSMDHTLNSFIIGQLTVSVFVGMILLVGYLVIGLHYSLTLALFAMLMNVIPFVGPFLAVIPAVLVALFQKPILVLYVAIIMVVAQQIEGNLVSPNVMGKALDIHPLTVITIILAAGSLAGFLGLLFAIPAYALVKTVITHFYHEWLANKTEH; this comes from the coding sequence ATGATTCATAAACGCTGGTTTCAAAGTTTAATTGCTGGGATCCTGCTCTCACTATTCATCTTACTCATACATGAAATTCATTTTTTCTTTGATCCTCTCTTCACCTATTTAACCGCCATAGCCATACCTTTTATCGGCGGCGGCATTCTCTTTTACATTTCACGACCTGTCCTGCTTTTCTTAGAAAAATACCGTGTGCCAAGACTGCTTGCGATTTTAATTATCTTTCTCTTATTTATTTTCATTGGCTTCTTAATCACCCGTTTTATCGCACCGATCGCCCAAGAACAATTCTCAAGATTAATTGATAACTTCCCGAGAATGATCGACATGGTCGGAGAAACCATTAATTACTGGCAGCAAAACCAGGCTATTATTCCCGATCAATTCAATAGTGCCATCAACGGTGTCATACAAAACTTGGAATCTTACTTAAAAGGTGCTTCCACCATTATTATCGATGTAATTAGTCAGTTCATTGGCTTTGTATTTGCTCTTGTCCTAGTCCCTCTATTCTTATTCTTTATGCTGAAAGATGGCGATAAACTTGTCCCTTTTGTTAGGCAATTTTTGAATGAACGATTCGGGAAAAGCTTTGAAAAACTCGCCAAATCTATGGACCACACGTTAAATTCATTTATTATCGGTCAGCTTACTGTCAGTGTTTTTGTCGGAATGATTTTACTTGTAGGCTATTTAGTAATCGGCTTGCACTACTCATTAACCTTGGCCTTATTCGCTATGCTAATGAACGTCATTCCATTCGTAGGCCCTTTCTTAGCGGTTATCCCTGCTGTTTTAGTAGCCTTATTCCAAAAACCGATTTTAGTTTTATATGTCGCGATCATCATGGTTGTAGCTCAGCAAATTGAGGGTAACCTTGTGTCACCTAACGTTATGGGGAAAGCTTTAGACATCCATCCATTAACGGTCATTACCATCATTTTGGCCGCAGGTAGTTTAGCAGGTTTCCTTGGACTGTTATTTGCGATTCCAGCTTATGCACTTGTGAAAACGGTCATCACACACTTTTATCATGAGTGGCTGGCAAACAAAACAGAGCATTAA
- a CDS encoding SE1561 family protein: protein MGKAAETPSEQFRYVKKRIQMLNQVVEVMDPEQVDQEDFERILDMIEQLQMKMQRFKKDWE, encoded by the coding sequence ATGGGAAAGGCAGCAGAGACACCATCTGAGCAATTTCGTTACGTGAAAAAGCGCATTCAAATGCTGAATCAAGTCGTTGAGGTGATGGATCCAGAACAAGTCGATCAGGAAGACTTTGAGCGGATCCTTGACATGATTGAACAACTGCAGATGAAAATGCAGCGTTTTAAAAAAGACTGGGAATAG
- a CDS encoding prenyltransferase/squalene oxidase repeat-containing protein, with product MIVLSNGNFERAKNWILEHGRDLEKARVKHLIEDGHQHEIIAVLSGYQNEDGGFGKGLEADIRLPHSSSIATTIALQVLVQIDNDPRAKQMIGKAIRYLENHFNSERQGWYAVPPEVNEYPHAFWWTVHEDGMSWIDHHWGNPSAEIIGYLRRYRSEVTRLDVDQLVQQCVDYFLSLTTFESEHEVYCYKRFFQLHPDLVTNTAAEQLGKAVQSLVVIDEEKWKNYVPFPLKFILDPESTQFGIPKKKIDDNLAFFIQALENDPFIEPPWEWNAYSESWEEAKQEWRGVLTYEALKLLLNYQRVVR from the coding sequence TTGATAGTACTGTCCAATGGCAACTTTGAACGTGCAAAAAATTGGATCCTTGAACATGGGCGTGACCTCGAAAAGGCCCGAGTTAAACATCTGATTGAAGACGGGCATCAACATGAAATCATAGCTGTACTGTCTGGATACCAAAACGAAGATGGTGGTTTTGGAAAAGGGCTGGAGGCTGATATTAGACTGCCGCATTCTTCCTCGATAGCTACAACCATTGCCTTGCAAGTTTTAGTGCAAATTGATAATGACCCACGGGCGAAGCAAATGATTGGAAAAGCGATTCGTTACCTTGAGAATCATTTCAATAGTGAACGGCAAGGCTGGTACGCTGTGCCGCCAGAGGTTAATGAATATCCGCACGCCTTCTGGTGGACGGTTCATGAGGATGGGATGTCCTGGATTGATCATCACTGGGGGAATCCTAGTGCAGAAATCATCGGCTATCTGCGTCGCTATCGCAGCGAAGTCACCCGCCTCGATGTCGATCAGTTAGTACAACAGTGTGTCGATTATTTCTTAAGTTTAACCACCTTTGAATCTGAACATGAAGTCTATTGTTATAAGCGTTTCTTTCAACTGCACCCTGATTTAGTGACGAACACAGCAGCGGAGCAGCTAGGAAAAGCGGTCCAATCCCTTGTTGTTATTGATGAGGAAAAGTGGAAAAATTACGTACCTTTTCCGTTAAAATTTATACTAGACCCGGAAAGCACTCAATTTGGAATTCCAAAAAAGAAGATTGATGATAACTTGGCTTTTTTCATTCAAGCTTTAGAGAATGACCCATTTATCGAACCTCCGTGGGAATGGAATGCATACTCAGAAAGCTGGGAAGAAGCCAAACAAGAATGGCGTGGCGTTCTCACTTATGAAGCACTCAAGTTGCTGTTAAACTACCAAAGAGTCGTGAGATAA